The Sorex araneus isolate mSorAra2 chromosome X, mSorAra2.pri, whole genome shotgun sequence DNA segment ATGGCAATGTCCTAGagctcctgccttgcaagcatatggtTATAAACGCAAATCCATGGGttgctggactagagcaatagaacaACAGGTAGAGGCTTGCCTGCATGTGGTCTACCCTTGTTCGATCCctatcatctcatatggtcccctgagccccttcaggagtaattcctgagtgtagagccagaagtgagcatCGCTAAGTGTGAGTCCACCCAAAAAACTTCAAAGATACAAACCTTTGGGGTGCCAAATGCCCAAGTGTGATCCTGAGAGATCTGTTGTTTGAGCCTGGCAGAACTGCTCTCTGTTATTCTGGGCACCATGAAAATACTGAATGAAGTTAATTAAAACAGTAAAATGTATTCAAACTTGAAGAATATAAAGGAAGTGGGTCATTTGAcaacaatggggaaaaaatttgACAGACATTTATACACATCCCTGAAAAAACTTCCTAATATAATGTTAGAAAGGACTTTGCATTTTCAAAAACCTTCAACATGCTAAACCAACTAAAACATAAATAGCTAGAAGTAATTTTGGGAATTGCTAGAGATAATTTGTGAGGGGTCAGTCATAAAAATATTCTGTCATCCTCTACTATTTAGCACTGCATTCTAATACAAAGCTAGGGTACTGAATActgttatagaaaaaaattcccaAGTGTGACTATTGAAACATTGAGGTAATTCCTACACTGAATTGTGGTGATTATTCTTGTTAGACATAAAAGAATAGGCATGTGAAATATTCAAATGACACTTAAAGAACACAATATATAagtcaaaatatatttcagaaaagaCTGAATAATCCATTCACCTACATGGGAAACTCAAAATGTTAACATAGTAGAAATAGATCAAAATAGACAAGATCCTCAGGAAAGCACCTCAAGGAATTTACAGACATTGACTCTTTTCTGGAGCTACTTAGTGACATGAAAGCCAGGGATTCTGTCTTTCCCAACTAGGTCATCAGCAATGTAAAATTAGAAAATCGAGAGTAATATTAAATGCAAACACACATAACAACACAATTACATGAAAGATCCAAATCAGATCCAGTGACAAAACCAGAAGCTGGCATGGAACTCTGCAAATCaccctcactgctggtgggaaggccTGAAAGTATGGCCACTTTATAAGGCAGATGAGATtcccataaaaataaacatacttcAGGAGCACGCAATCATAAGAGTATTAAAGTCTGCACTATGACTACAGAAAGGAGATCAGCTGTTGATAGGATTCTTAGTGCAATGAAATAGCCCATATAACACACAGTGATGGGTTCATGTAATCATTACACACGCATCAAAACTCATAAAATAtacaccatcaagagtgatttctggggctggagggatagcacaagaggtagagcatttgccttgcacgtggttggcccgggttcgattcccagcatcccatatggtcccctgagcaccgccaggagtaattcctgagtgcatgagccaggagtaacccctgtgcatcaccgggtgtgaaccaaaagaaaaaaaaaaagaagagtgattTCTAAGAGACAAGTATAGAATTGGAGGCCAGATATTGCAAATGTTAAGCTCTTGCTTTTGTGCGGCGCACTTTGGTTTGATGCCCACAAAAGCTTATGGTCCAATCGCACAACCAGAATGATAcatgaacacagagctaggagtcagccaaGAACACCACCATTTGTGgaccaaaatccaaaaccaaaacatactCAAAgtccaaatcaaaataaagtatGACTTTTGAAAGGGCATGATGAGACCCTGTAGATTCGTCAATTATAGACAAAGTACCACTAGAACAGAGTATGTTCATAATGGGAAGAAAGTAATAGGTGGGTGCATGCGCGGGGTAGATGGGATATCTCTGGACCTTCTCCAAGGTTCtgggaaataaaataggaaacagACACCTGAATGGACTCTGATATCCAACCAGACCTAAATAGGCATGGccgtgatgtgtatgtgtgtgtgatctcAGAGTACGTTTTCACAGCACTCTGAGGAGTCAGGGGAGGGAGATGAGGGAGATGTAGGCTGCACAGCCTGAGTGCAGAAGAAACGAATGGAGGAGAAGCATTTTAAAACCTCCTCCTACCCTCATTATCTGCACAAAAGTGAGGCAGGCCCTCAGGAGGCACATGATAGGAGCCTAGAGAGAACAAAGGGACATCATTGAAGGAGACGGGGCAGTTAAGCTCTTAGCGCAAAATATGTTTCAATGACCACCTGGAATCTCTTTAGTGCGAGAGGAATTGCTTTTCAAAACATATAATTTGATTAGAATAAGAATGTAGTGTAGAATAAGAATAGTGAGTAACAGAGTGATGTCAAACTTACTAAGAGTAGGCACTGGAAAAATACGTATCTGTTATAGTAATAAACAGAAAGTATTTTAATAGGTAAAATACAGATCAAACACATGCTCATCTGTATACGTGGACGGGGCATGCACCTATATCCGTGCACAATGCCCCGTGCTCAGATGGCTATGTGGAGTCTGCTTCTGGCCTGAAAGGAAGGTGGAGGGGGCAGAGCTCTGCGCACCGGGATGCAGCAACAGCTCATCTACGATTGCAGCCAGCGGGtctgcccacccccagctgcGGCCCAGACTCTTCATCCGCAACGTCCTGAGAACACGATGTGCCTGAAGGCTGAGCTGCCCCTAATGATAGGCCCCTGGAAACAATGTTTCTCTTCTGGCCTCCCATCAGCCACCGGGGCTGCAGCTCCCGTCCACCCCTTCTCCTGAGGCTCAGCCATTTCGTCAAGGGCTGAAGAGGAAGCCATTGCCGGAGACCACGAGGGGCTTCTGTCCTACCAGAGGGGACCCGCAGAGGCCAGCGGGGCGCCACGAGACCCCGAGGTGGGGGCCTGCGGGACTGTGAGTGTCCAGGCTCCACACCTCCCTGAGACCGGGAGGCAgagctctggggggagggggaggctccgGCGGGCAGGGAGTGGGCACAGCGTCTCCTGACAGGAAAAAGCAAAGGACCCcaagggaggggcggaggggaccCACAGAATGCAGCTGTGTCCTGCTGAGACTGCCAAGGAACCACTCGCACTTGTGGGAGCTGCACGCTTCCCACCCTACCTCTGCAGAAATCTGGGAGTGAAGCTAGGTCATACTGGAGTAGgtcagagggcagagggcggCCACAGTCTCTCCTGAGCCAAGGTAAGACCAGAGGGGCACTGAGACGCCCCAGGGAACACAGCCAGTGCCACCTGGTATGTGGGCGGTGCCCAAACATGCTGGCCCAGGACTGCCCAGCACTAGTGCCTTGGGTATGAGCGTGGGGCGGGCGTTGGGGGTGCGCAGCTGCAGGCTGGCAGCGGGAGGGTCCACTCTGACTGGAGTTAAGGTGCTGAAGCCTGTGAGCACAGGCTGGACCttcagcaccccctcccctctgcaaTATCGGGAACACTCACAGGCTAGTGGGAtatgccctcctctcccccacatcACTCCTAAAAGTGGGGAATCAATGCTTAGTTTGAGGGGTGGTCCAAGCGGGGATTTTAACGAGGGACTGAGGGTTCCTGGGCCCTAATCAGAGTTACTCTGGGGAGCGGCAGGCGCGCTGACCTCCCATGGTGTCCTGCCGTCTGTATCTGGCTCTGAGCTGGGATGACCATAAGATCAGGTCTCTAGGTTGGCCTGGAGAGGGCTCAGAGGTTGTGAACATTAAAATTGAGTACTCAGAGGCAGATTAGAGGGTCCCCAAAGCCCCAGAGACTTGCAAAGTCCCCAAACCTTCCCCTGCTGTCAGTTCTGGGAGACCCCAGTTGGGGATGAGTTCAGGGGACAGTTGTTTGCATTCAGGGCTGAGAGTCTGGGGAATCACTACAAGGACCAGCAACTCATATGACCAGAGAGGGATGTACAAGCCTCACTGCAGTCaaagggaggggctgagggaggaagGACTGAGCTTGTCCCCAAGGGAGGAGCAGGATCACGGCCTGCTGGCCTGCTGATGCTTCTGGACCCAGAGGCAGTGCCGGATCTCGTGGGTTCTTGATTTCTACATTCCGGTCTCCATGAGATGCAGTGGGGATAAGGACGAGGGACTCAAGTCAGCAGAACAGGGATGCTACTCAGAATTCAAAGAGGCAACTTAGGGGCTTAGGTCCCCAGACCAGTGAAGACCCCTTAAAAGCACACACATGCTCTGTCATGGTGAAAGCCCAGAAAGGGCTGAACCTTGAGGCATGCGCAGCTCCGCATCTGGCAGGACTGGGCACATGACCTAGGAACCGAGCAGAGGGCCGCAGAGGCAGGGCCCAGATCACGCTCCCGCATCCTTGCATGTTGTCCTGTTTCTGAAGCTCCTTTGATCACAGGTGCAGTTGGGTGTGTGGCATGAAAGCAGCATGTCCTGGGATTTGCAGAATCACCCAAAATTAGCCCTGATGCTGATTCCAGCAGATGGCGTTAGGGGCAGCCACTGTCAGACTGGGAAGTCTCAAACCCTCACTCACAGAAGCTTCAGGAGTAGGAGTTAGTTTCATGCCTGTGTATGGAGACAGCTCCCACTCCTTAGTCCACACAAAGGAAGTTTACACTCTccagggaggatggaagggaaggTGCAAAAACGCAGGAGAGCTGAAGGAGCAAGCAGAAGAAATGGCTGAggatgggtggagggtggggtggggggtgggggggtgggcaggagcctCAGAGGTCCCTGATCAAACAAAGGGAGGGACTCTGTGCATAGTTGATGGAAACAAATGCGTTGTGCCCTGTGGGGAGTGAGTCCAAGAGCCGGATAAGATAAGAGTCCCtcaggaataactttgtaatctatggtgattcaataaacaatacTGCTTTTGAAAATCGGGCCCTAGGGGGAATGTCTgagccctgccacagtggcatcTAATATGTGGCAGGACACTtgatggagggagggggcagcTTTGCACCTGTGTGAAGCACCACTGAAAGTAAGTGGACTTGTCTTCATTAATGAGAATGTCTGGTCTGTGTGCGCATCCCCTAGGCTTCTACGAGTCGGAGGCTCACCCACCGAGTCGGGGGCTCATCCACCGCTTCCGGCCCATCCCTTACTGAATTCTGGGGACCTGTGGTCATCAGCTCATCAGTTCTACTCAGCTCCATTATTGAGGCGCTTTTCTTCCTGCATTTCAAGCGCATAGTTCCTTTCTCGCAGACTGTCCTTTATTAGTGGTTTCTCTCTGGGGTCTCAGTTCTAATCTCCTGGTCAAACAAACAGTGTAGCCACATTCCAGAACCATACAGTTTGGGATACTGTTTGATTTAAAATCAGGAAGTGCAATATCTTCCAAATTCTTTTGTCTCAGAAAGACCTTGGTTATTCAGGGACTTTCAAAGTTTCAGACACATTCTCCTAGCATAGCAAACACTTAAAGCTATAAGCCCTTTGGATTGTCATGGGAATTTTGATGGGGACCGCATTGATTATGTATAGTATTTTGGGTAGGATGGTCATCTAAAAATGTTGATTCCCAGAACAAATGAAGATGGAATGTTTTTCTTATCTAAGGTGTCTTCTACTGTTTGTGTCATTGTAATTTCTTTTCAAGCTATCATTCTTTCACACTGATTGCTAAGTTGATTCTTAGGTACTTGATGTTTGCATCCCTCAGTTCGTAATTTAGACGGTGTTTTGTTTATTATGTTCACATGGTTTCTTAATGTTGTTCCATTCTCAGCCCTGGCTAGCTCCAGGCAGCAGAGTCCCTGAGTGCAAGCTGTCTTCTGTTTTTCGGGAGTCCTACAGACTGATGTGGGCTGTACTCAAGGTGGGGTTTCTGGTTCTGAGGTGTGGAGGAAGAACATGCTTTGTCAGCCTGAAGATTAAAACCCTAGGAGGACATAGGGAACCCACCTCAGTATGGAAGCCCCTGGCCTTTTGATCACAGGAGGGAAAAGTAGTTGGGGTGGAAGGGAGATGCAGGTGTGGATATCTGTGTCCCTCAGAAAACAAGACCTGGTTCTTAGAGGACATCTGAGCGTTGTGGGAGCCTCTGCTCTGCACAGCCCCAGTAACTGTCTAGTTCAGGTGAGGACCTGAGTGGTCAGTGACTATGTCTCAAAGCCCTGACGAATGGAATAGCACAGAAATCTGACCTTCCTCTGCTCTCTGGCTGGGCCCTGCTCACTTGCACAAATTCTCAGGATGGGAGGGCCTTGCTCAGTGGTCTGCACACAGGCTATCTTGAGGGGATCCCAGGGGCTGAAGGGGCTCCAGAGGAGGAGCCAGCAGTCTCCCCATGCAGGATCCTGGGAGACCCCGGAAGACTATGAGCACAGAGATGATCCCCACCAGTGGATACTGGCCATCTGCTCAGTGTCCCCACTTACCCCAGCCCAAAATCAGCCACGAACCGAGGCTTTGACCTTTGTGCCTTATTGTTTCTTCCAGGCTTAAGTGACATCAGTCCAGAAGGACAGAGCCTGTGGCTGTTTGCATCTCTTTATTTGAGTTGGGTAAGTTTACATTGGTTCAAACGTTCAGTGTTCTCATTGAAGGACCATGAGCTTCTCTGTCTGCTGGCACGCCGGAGAGGCACATGACTCTGCCTTTCCAGGGCACCGGCCCAAGAAATATGTATCTACAACCAAATCCAGCACCAGATGTACTGAACCACAGTGTGCTGAGTCTCCCTCCCTTGTGATCCCCCTGCCTTGTTAACCCTCTGCAACTCAAAGCTCTGTGGTCTCCATCCACTGTGTTTGCTGTTGGTTGTTTCTTACTGAGCTTTTCTCCTCTGAAGCCCACATATGAGTGGGATAATCTaatagttttctttctccttcaggtAAGATACCTTTGTGAGGGCCCCAAGGGTGCATGTGTCACCGTGGCTCCTCACACTCCCTCTTTCCCTCAGATCTTCAGCCTATCAAGTTCCACCTGTGAACATGCCTGTTGTCTGTGCCATATGTGAAGCCATGCCTTATGGATATAAGTGTGCGGTCTGCAAGGTTGAGGCACAAGGTCAGTACCCACAAGAGGCCCAGAGTCAGAAGCATGGACATCTGTTCCAGGCTGGGAAGGGGAAGGCTGAATTCCTATCCTTCACCTTCTACTCTGTCCTGTTCAGGACAGCCCAGAGGACATGGTACCTCCTGTATTCATCAGTGCTCATAAAGGTCCTTGTGAAAGTCCTTTCAATGTCTTACCTTCCCCAGGGTACCAGGCTGTCTCTCTGAGATCCCAGCCTAATGACAGAGCCCCCAGCCAAGGAAATGAAGGGCCAGACCATCAGATGGATGAAGATGAAGCCTGGGCCGCCCTCAGAGAGGAATTGTATGACAAGATGGCTAATCTTGCGGGGTTCCTGCTCCTCAAGTTCTGCAGTAAGGAGCTGACCACTAAGGAAGAAATGCTGAGCACTGTCCTGAATAATGATGAGGAGCACTTCCATCTCATTTTCAACCAGGTCTGTGAGTGCTTGCAGCTGGTCTTTGGTGTTGATGTGAAGCAAGTAGACCCACAGGTCCAGAGCTTTACCATGATCACCACCCTGGGCCTCAGTTATGATGGGATGGTGGGCCCAGAGCAAGCCATGCCCAACAGCGGCTTGCTGGCAATGGTCTTGGGAATCATCCTGCTGGAGGATGACTGTGCCTCCGAGGATGACATGTGGGGGGCATTGAGTTTGGTGGGAGTGTACCCCGGGGTGGAGCATTTCATCTATGGGGAGCCCAGGGAGCTCCTCACCAAAGTATGGGTAGAGCAGCAGTATCTGGAGTACCGGCAGGTGCCTGGAAGTGACCCTGCTGTCTACCACTTCCTCTGGGGCCCCAGGACCCTCACTGAAACCAACAGGGAGAAGGTCTTGAAATTTTTACTCAGGCTGTATAATAGTGAACGCAAGTCTTTCTTCACTATGCCTGAAACATCTCCAGctgaaggagaaggaggtggcTTGGGGCAgtgatccagagatccagagggCAGTTGGATTTCCAGTTGGTTTTGGCTAGGTCCAGTGGACAACACTGGAGTGCATTTTGGGTTCGTGTTCTCTGTGATGATTTGACAATTGTCTTGgttttcttagaaatattttatttgttctttgtacTAGAAGGAAATGTGAATTTTATGTGAAATTGTGAATACAATGAACTGTAAGAATTTGTCTTTAGAAATTGttaaacaaatggaaacattCCTGTCATTTTGTGAACTTTTATgataaatttgcattttaatggaAATTGTCATGAAAATTGTAACCAGTGTTGAATTAAATCcagtctaaaaaagaaaaaaaaaggagagttaATTtcatactaaataaaattaaatttctctgtgaaagaaaatatgtgagtTGCCTGGAGTCACTGGATTATACATAATAGTGCCCTCTTTCTCAGATATTTACAGAGTGTTTGCTCTTCTTAGGGCCATTTGTTTTGAGTGGGGATACAAGGATCAGTTGCCTGAACTGTTCCAAACACagtgcatgatactctccatgtccatacatttataagcaaatttgatgacttcatttATCCTTACAGTtgaatagtattacattgtgtcactgtcactgtcatcccgttgctgatcgatttgttcgagcgggcaccagtaacgtatctcattgtgagacttattgttactgtttttggcatatccaatatgctacaggtatcttgccaagctctgccgtgcggggtgatactctcagtagcttgctgggctctccgagaggggcggaggaatcgaacacgggttggccgcgtgaaaggcgaatgccctaccgctgtgctattgctccagtccattccattgtgtatttgtaCTAAACTTTCTTTATCCgcttatctgttcttgggcattcaggttgtttccagattctggcattgtgattagtgcttcaatgaacatagaagtgcagatgatgttccttctgtgtgtttttgggcccccattGCTGAGTCAACTGGGAGatcaatatctagttttttgaggaatgtccatagtgttttccaaaaaggcggGACCAGTATAGTATgatactaatatccaaggccaggttaaacaggggccaggatgactggttaaatgttagaagcttgccacaagtgtatgTTTGGCAAAGGGCAGTGAGGATAAagaagagaccattatgacaatgacaatagaagttggaaatcatcactctggacaagaaatgagtgttgaaagtagttaAAGTGATATAGATGATAatctttaagtatctgtattgcaaatcataaatgtccaaaaggaaagagacagaaaatgagagagagagatagaagaaaagtgcctgacactGAGGCagaaggggaggtgggggtaggaagggaaactggagacagggGTGATGGGATAtgtagactggtgaagggatgggtgttggaacattatgtaactgaaagttaatcatgaacaaccttacaattgtgtatctcacagccattcaataaaaaagcattttaaagtaAGAGTGACATTGTTGGACCCTGCTCATTTAAGGACGAAGATGAGAGGTTTCTAAGACTCAATAAGTGAGAGAGGGGATGAACATTGAGGATCTATGATAGAGGAATCGAGTGTGACTGCCTGAATTTGATTTGTTTTAGACCCTAGAACTTGGAGAACTTTCAGAAGGAGGCAGTGGACACAGAGCTATGTGCTATCAGGGGACAGTTATACACATGTGCTCAGAGCGTCCTGGGAGTTCATGGAGACAACTAAGAGAAATCTCATAGGGAAtgtgtgaaggtgtgtgtaaTCTTTCCCCCTGTTCTGATACAAGGTGAGGTGTAGggtgtttggggtttgttttcattttgttggtcacacctggagatgttcagcgGTTACTGccttcaggaatgattcctggcagtggtcGATTGaagggccatatgtgatgccggggatcaaacctgggtcagtgagagcaaggtaaatgccttacatGCCGTACTATCTTTGGTGAGGGGCGTTTGTCCCCATCATCAGTCAGGATTTCCTCACAGGCACACAAGTAGGCTCTTCCTCCTTGACACTAGTCACTGGAAAGGCCTGTTCTCCCTGGTTAGCAGTGCCAGAATGTCTACAGAGAAATGACAGTGAACTATGTGACCTAGTCTCTGCCTTGATCAACTGTAAGTATGGACTAGATTTGCCTAGTAAAGAAACGATGAAAATGGTGGCTCACCTGCAAGAGAAGCTGCTAAGCAGGAGAGGAGCTGATCTCTAAATTTGGGGGAAGGGTTCCCTGCAGATGATGAATTCTCACGTGTAAAACCAAATTTCATGTGTGTTCATGTCAGTTTACCACAGGCCTGCAAAATCTCTTACATGTCCTGGAAATTAGggcaaaactatatatttttgcttgttgggtctcacccggtgatgcacaggggttactcctggctcatgcactcaggacttacttctggctgtgctgggggtaccatatgggatgctgggaattgaactctggtcagccgcgtgcaagacaaatgctctaccctctgtgctatcactccagccccaacgcaAAACTAACTTTtaagtactgcactgtagcactgtcatcctgttgttcatcgattttgctcgagtgggcaccagtaacgtctccattgtgagacttgttagtgcttttggcatattgaatatgccacaggttgcttgccaggctctgttgtgcgggagggactgtcactgttactgtcatcccgttgttcattgatttgctcgagcgggtgccagtaatgtctccattcgtccctgtcacgtgctagtgtagccttaTGGCACACTAGTTATCTTTCAGGATGAGGGAATGAGggctgttgttgttactgtttctggcatgttgagtacaccatgggtagctttccatgctctactgtgcgggcgggatattcttggtagcttgctgggctctccaagagggatggaggcttttggggtggcctctaaatTGCCTTTACATGTGTTctcagtctactgaatgtaagctttttgtCAACTGGCAtattgtaacgatctgcacactgacaaacacgcacctgcctgcacctctgggcagcacctgggacatctgcggcctcagattgatcttgaggttgatggagtgcacccggagtttgttgagcagctggcagagcaggaccctatcgcaaagggtctgtgccaggtcgaacacctgcgccaagtcccaggtcacctggtggttggctgacagcaccccacggTGGATGAGCTACTGCATGCACTGCTATTATGGCTCAATGTCCGACGGCACTGTGACTCGGCCCAGCTGGGGCAGGCAGCGACGCTGCGGCTGCCATCACAGTTCCTCCGTGCCTTGCCGACGCCATTCTGTcggaatcttgcaaaacagctgtcAATGTCAACacatcaggaatcacgcatagagttccagcagggattacATGTAGAGCAATCCATGCCTGGCGTGCCTCAGCACGCacattgtctaaggtgagatgatGAACTGGGTTTGGAAGAGCACAAGGGGTTCGGGTGGCATCGGTGCCAttttgcctccaatcaaatatggtgtggtaattatggaaaatgagtagggagtgtcttatgatgtttaGAATTACTACTACTCATCAAGAATTTTTTCTGCATACCCAGAGAGACCTATTAATGGGTGAGCTTAATTTTTACATATTAGATGCTCATATATAATTACTGGCACCAAGAACCACTGCAACTAGTGATTTAAGATGACAGACCTTGGAATGCAACTGTGTATAGcaagcccccacctccccagaaaacaaaaaaaattacttttgtgcCACTTTTATcaggccatcatgtacagtctcatAAACAACAAAGCTTCCTCACAGATGAACAACTTGAAGCTCATGGGCTCGTGAGAGTCCTGAGATTATAGAGCGCGAGGACTGAAACAGACTGCTGGGAACTCCTCTGCACCATTTAGGTTCTCACTGTCCCTGTCTCAGAACATCTTCTGTGCTctcattcttctctctccttcccattcAATCATGTCTCCCAAAATCAAAAAGTCAGACTGTTTACAAAGTAGTAAAATGTAAGAAAGCATAAGGTCACCAGAAAAACGAAACCAATCCTGACTGGATGTTGACCTGAGGCAGAGCTTTCTGACAACTGATTGCCCTTTGTGGGTATTTCTGTACACTCCAAGAACTTTCCAAAAGTCTATTACCCTTCTCCAGAGTTTCCTGCTGTCCACTACTGGAACGTAGCAAGCTGCCCAGCTGCCCACTGCTGTTCCCATGAGGATAACCTTGATTATGTGCCCCGCCTCCCTAGCTGGACACAACTGATCCATCAGGACCCACCACTAACCATGGGTTCTCCATGTGCTGACTATGAAACCATTCTTGCCCATACAAAGTTTATCAAGGTGTGAGAAGACCTAGGGCTTTTAATTTCCCCACAGTAAAACTATTGTATTGAAATTTTCACTAGTGCATTCTAGAAAGTGGCCACCAGAGGGATTATTCCAGGAGATGCTTCCAATCAGAATTCAATAGaagttggtttattttatttatttatttatttatttatttatttatttatttatttatattatttattgaatcaccgtgagaacaattgcaaagctttttttaatttattttattgaatcaccatgtgaaaagttacaaagttctcaggcttatgtctcagttatacaatgttcaaacacccgtcccttcaccagtgcccatattccaccaccaaaaaccccagtatgcctcccaccctcaccccccccgcctgggtaactgataaatttcactcttctctttaccttgattacattccatatttcaacacaaaactcactattgttgttggagtttcaacacagactcactctttttgttggattttatcccccaagaatacagccctattgacaaggaaatatttgatattgagttttccactgatgagaatgaagagataaaaagtcgcgtggCTGCGGTAGCGCCCACGCGGTttgcaatttctgtattttagtaattaaatccagggagattaaagttggaaattgaatcatttcccttcctggagcagcatggagcaaaagcttagttcacagtctggatacatggttgtaagcactctctggaaccccaagtcttatagctgcctctggttcctgctcgttcggcattcacacggctgtgcagaggcatggccacccgggtcgaatctcggccggagcccgagctccggccccggacCGAGCCTGctcaggtgtcccggtttcaagttcaaagcacacatttttttttccacaccacaaagttcatacctgctcaaaggacccataaagtGTCGGAAACCACGtcttctcccccgggagggaggagagaccaagggag contains these protein-coding regions:
- the LOC101557145 gene encoding melanoma-associated antigen 4-like; the encoded protein is MQQQLIYDCSQRVCPPPAAAQTLHPQRPENTISSAYQVPPVNMPVVCAICEAMPYGYKCAVCKVEAQGYQAVSLRSQPNDRAPSQGNEGPDHQMDEDEAWAALREELYDKMANLAGFLLLKFCSKELTTKEEMLSTVLNNDEEHFHLIFNQVCECLQLVFGVDVKQVDPQVQSFTMITTLGLSYDGMVGPEQAMPNSGLLAMVLGIILLEDDCASEDDMWGALSLVGVYPGVEHFIYGEPRELLTKVWVEQQYLEYRQVPGSDPAVYHFLWGPRTLTETNREKVLKFLLRLYNSERKSFFTMPETSPAEGEGGGLGQ